tctgaTTTATCTGCTCGACAAGACCCCGTGTCacctctctggctttcttcccttgcattttcttcctcttttttttAGACCTTCTCCTCGACTCTCTCTTCCTGCTCGCCCAGCCGCCAGACTCGCCTCGTCGAGCACTTCCCTCCGGCCTCGTCCCGTTTTCCCCCGCCACTCCTCCAACACCCCACATCCGCATCTTCGACAGCAAAAACCACCGGCACTAAACAGCACAATGTCGACCCTCTTCGAAGTCACCTCAGAGGAGAGCTTCGGGCCTCATCTTGCCTCCATTCCGTCCGATACTCTCATCGTCCTCTATTTCCACGCGCCATGGGCCGCCCCCTGCGCGCAAATGAGAGCTGTGCTCTCCGCCCTCGCCTCCCAATACCCAGCCACTACCCCTCCAACCGTTTCCTTCATCAGTGTCAACGCTGAAGAACTCCCTGACATCTCCGAAGAATACGACGTCACCGCCGTCCCTTACGTTGTCCTCCTCCGCAACGGCCAAGTCCTCGAAACAATCTCCGGCAGTGAGGCGACAAAGGTGCGCGATGCTGTTGAACGGTATGCCGGTGCTGGCTCAGCAGGTGCAAGCGCCAATGGCGCCGCATCTGCAATTCCACCTGCATTGACTGCTGTGCCGAGAGAGGATGTGAATACGCCAACGACGGCTACGCAAGCACCTGTGGCCGGTGCTGCTTCGGGTGCTGGCGCCGCACCGGCCTTGACGCCCGAGCAGAGCAAGGAGGCGCTATTTGCTCGACTTTCGGAGCTGGTGAAGGCTGCGCCCGTCATGCTATTCATGAAGGGGACACCGAGTGCACCGCAGTGTGGGTTCAGTCGACAGTTGGTTGGTATCCTGCGTGAACGGAGTGTCAAATACGGGTTCTTCAACATTCTTGCCGATGAGGATGTGCGACAGGGTTTGAAAGAGTTTGCGGACTGGCCTACTTTCCCCCAGTTATGGGTTAACGGGGAGTTAGTTGGTGGGCTAGATATTGTATGTACCCCCTTCTTCTTACGTCCCGTATTGGTTCATGCTAACTGATTGGCGTTTGACACTTAATACAGGTCAAGGAAGAACTCGAGAATGATCCCAATTTCCTGGACAGCTTCTCCATTAACAAATAAtgaaaaaaaagaaaagaaaagactTTTAGGGGGGCAATACATTTGTTTGACCTTGTCGCCTTCTCATGTTCTTAGACTCACTGACTCGAGCGATGAACGATGAATCAGCGTTTCTTATGCTTGAGGGTGGTTGTTCTACGTAGCCAGtatgatatatataaaaacAAAATTAACCGGGATGCGGAACCGTACTATCATTGCTCCATAGGTGGGCGCAGTAAATCCACCCGTGGCATATACACTCGCAAAGCCTCCGTATGTGCAAAATGACCACTACTTTCCAAAAAAGCTGCATCTATACGATCtgcgtctgcttcttccccATTGAGCACTTGAGCGGCTCAAAGCAGCTTTTGCTTCCGAAGGTAGAGTTGATTCGTTAAGGGCTTCTATATCTTCAATTTGACGAGCAAATAGCCGGCGTTCTGCAGATTATGCTTCCCCTTGGTCTCAAACCTATTGACCTTCAGCAGtttcttgagctggagaggctACTCGAGTTTCTGGAGCTGCCGAAGCGTTTCTAGTCCACAAAAACGACAGGTCTTCACTGTCTCCACGCGAGGGTTCAGAGTCGCTTGCCTGTTTTGTTAGTAGCATTCTTATTTCAAGGCTTCGTATAAGGGATAGAGCCTACCACTGCTTCAGGATTGCCTTTAATCTGTTTAACTTTCTGGCTTACGCTCATGTCCAAGAAGTTCACCCAAGCATCCTGATGGGATTCTTGGAGCACACGGAAGCGCGACGCtacaacatcctcgtcaagaTACGCCCCGGCAAGCCATCGCTCGCCGGTAGCGGTATTGAACTGGCGGCGAGCATGAACTATACGACGGTTCTCGAATATGACACATTCGCCTGGTTGTAGTTTCAATTCGAACATGttatcttctctttctaGAGAGCTCGCGAAATATTTCAACGCCCCCAGTTGAGTTTGTAGTTTCGCGATATATTCGGGGTCCGCGTTTGAGTCGTTCAAAATAGGAGCTTGGAAGGGAGGTGAGTAGGCAACACGTGCTAAGAAATGACCCTTATCAAGCGGGCCCCTTTCGAGGACGGGCCATGCATTGCTGTAGCTTTGGTCCTTATGTTGGTATTCGTATCTGAGTTTGGTCTTCGCCAGAATTTGAAAGATCTCGGGCCGATTTCTATACAGGTAGCCGGCCACATTGAATGTATCCGCGAACAGCGATTCGCCCCCATCGCATGAATTGCGAAGACAGTGTAAGAGCTGAAAAGCTGGTGGGTCCTTCATATACATAAGATCCATGTGGAAACCGAGGTATTGGCTGGTATAAGCGACGTTCTTGGCCTCGGGGACTTTTCGAACGTCCCACGTTGAACCGTAAAAGGTGTTCCGTAACGGTCCTATGCGTGTGGCGATCTTTTCGACCATTTCCCGTGAGTCAGGAATATCTTTTAGAAATATCAACCCCATAGTAGCTAAATGGCGCATGGCAATAGTAAACTTCTCGTCATTATGCATGTAATCGTCATAAGAAATCCAGTGCTGTAGTTTCGTCATTTTCTCTTTGTTCCAATCGATACGCTTCCTTCGAATGCCAGTCGCAGATGTGACTGGGAATGGATGGCGGAGCTTGAGTTGTGGCAGTGTGTATCTGGAAACATGAGATGAATCGAACCCGGGAATATCGTCCTCCCAGGTCACCTTCAGGACATCCTTCTCCCATTCAAGCGACTTGGCCTTGATATGGGGAGGGATGTCAGAAAGCCGATAGTTCCGCTGCTTAGAATGCACATCGACGCAAAGCGGACATCTACAGGAGTCACGCAGTTGGATATAGGATATCGCCAAGTCCTTCGACGGCAGTTTGAGGACAAGCTTTTGTTCGTCGAGGACCACCGCCGGTCTACCGGAGCTCGCCTTGGGCGCCGCTGATGATGCATCCTTGTCATCCTTGTGTTTTGGTATAGATCgaagcttctctttgctcgGGGAAGCGCTTGTTTCTAGTGCTGATGTTGCCCCACCAGCCGGTTCAGCATTaaccttctcctcgccggaaCGAACAGCTGTTTCCTTCTCAATCGAATTCGACCCGCCTTGGTTATATCTCTGCGAAAGGGCGAAGGATCGTTGACAGACAGCATTGACCGTGTTGATTGATTGGTGCGCGGGGGTTCGACGACAAGGGCCTGGGACTGCTGGGACAATTATTCGGCGGAAACGCAGAGGGGCGTGTAAGAACGGCCGGACCATCCTGATGGATTGCCTCAATTGAGAAATTGACACCAAATCGATGGAGGGTGAGCCGTTTGTGAGGAATTGAGGTCAAGAGGAGACTTGGTGGTTGATTGCGGAAACCCCTCCCTTTTCAGCGTGGGCAGCGGTGGTCTCTTGAGTCCGGTCTTGGAAGTTCTAGTTTATCATCAAATACGTAATTTTTCCACCCACATATTAATCTGGCACCACATTTCAATTGAGgaaaagcagaagaactgTCTACCCATAACTTCCCGATGACCGAGGCAACTGCGTGCATCCCTTAATCACTCCATTATCCCGAGAAACTCCGCTCCCAAGCTATCCACATTCATCACATGCATGTCTGCCGGGGGAGAGCACCTGAAGGATGAAGTACAAATCTCCTGTCCCTTCGCATTCACAAAATACAGGTCATCAATCTAACAACACCAGGGCACACGGCGACAAGTCGTCCTCGCGGGCGGGATAGCTGGCCTTATATCCCGGTAAgcaacttcatcctcttgACCAACCCCAGAACACCCAGCTAACGGTGTCGTCTTACACAACTTCAGATTCTGCATCGCCCCACTAGACGTCGTGAAAATCCGCCTGCAACTACAAATCCATTCTCTCTCCGACCCAACCTCGCACGCCCACATCACGGGGCCAGTCTACAAGGGCACCCTTTCTACAATCAAGACCATCCTTCGCGAAGAGGGCCTCACAGGACTATGGAAGGGCAACATACCCGCAGAACTACTGTACGTCTGTTACGGCGGTATCCAGTTTACGACATACCGCACAACAACACAGCTTCTCGCGCAGCTCGATCCGCACCGACTCCCGCAGCCGATTGAGTCGTTCATATCCGGCGCCTTGGGCGGCGGGATCGCTACGGCGGCCACGTACCCTCTTGATCTATTGAGAACGCGGTTTGCGGCACAGGGATCTGGCGACAATCGCGTCTACGAGTCGCTTTTTGCGTCTCTTAGGGATATTGCGAAGACTGAGGGGACTGTGGGGTTCTTTCGGGGGTGCAGTGCCGCCGTCGGACAAATTGTGCCGTATATGGGATTATTCTTTGCGACCTATGAGGCGCTGAGACCGGTTATGGCGACTGCGCCTGAACTATCGCCGATTCCCTTACCGCCTGGGTCTGGGGACGCGGCGGCCGGCATTGTCGCCAGTGTTCTCGCGAAGACGGGTGTGTTCCCGCTTGATTTGGTGCGGAAACGGTTACAGGTTCAGGGTCCGACGCGCGCGTTATACGTACATCGCAATATACCCGAGTATCGCGGGgtcttcaacaccatgggCTTAATATTCAGGACGCAAGGCCTACGTGGCCTGTACCGCGGTTTGACTGTGAGCTTGGTCAAAGCTGCCCCGGCAAGCGCGGTCACCATGTGGACGTACGAAAGAGCTCTGAAGCTTCTCCGGGAACATGAGATAGCTGCTGGTCGTGACGAGTAGGAGTCACATAGATGTATAGATATTCTGGACATTTTCTTAGactaatatatatactacgGTTCGGTGTGGTCTTGATTAGCATAATCTTAGAAATTATATTTATTTGTACTTTATGGGTCCTCCGCCGAAAATTAAGCGGTAAGGCCATTGGAAGAATTTAAAAAGGGGCAAACAAATCAACGAACGCTACAC
This sequence is a window from Aspergillus nidulans FGSC A4 chromosome IV. Protein-coding genes within it:
- a CDS encoding PICOT family protein (transcript_id=CADANIAT00000674) gives rise to the protein MSTLFEVTSEESFGPHLASIPSDTLIVLYFHAPWAAPCAQMRAVLSALASQYPATTPPTVSFISVNAEELPDISEEYDVTAVPYVVLLRNGQVLETISGSEATKVRDAVERYAGAGSAGASANGAASAIPPALTAVPREDVNTPTTATQAPVAGAASGAGAAPALTPEQSKEALFARLSELVKAAPVMLFMKGTPSAPQCGFSRQLVGILRERSVKYGFFNILADEDVRQGLKEFADWPTFPQLWVNGELVGGLDIVKEELENDPNFLDSFSINK
- a CDS encoding putative Gamma-butyrobetaine hydroxylase subfamily (transcript_id=CADANIAT00000675) gives rise to the protein MVRPFLHAPLRFRRIIVPAVPGPCRRTPAHQSINTVNAVCQRSFALSQRYNQGGSNSIEKETAVRSGEEKVNAEPAGGATSALETSASPSKEKLRSIPKHKDDKDASSAAPKASSGRPAVVLDEQKLVLKLPSKDLAISYIQLRDSCRCPLCVDVHSKQRNYRLSDIPPHIKAKSLEWEKDVLKVTWEDDIPGFDSSHVSRYTLPQLKLRHPFPVTSATGIRRKRIDWNKEKMTKLQHWISYDDYMHNDEKFTIAMRHLATMGLIFLKDIPDSREMVEKIATRIGPLRNTFYGSTWDVRKVPEAKNVAYTSQYLGFHMDLMYMKDPPAFQLLHCLRNSCDGGESLFADTFNVAGYLYRNRPEIFQILAKTKLRYEYQHKDQSYSNAWPVLERGPLDKGHFLARVAYSPPFQAPILNDSNADPEYIAKLQTQLGALKYFASSLEREDNMFELKLQPGECVIFENRRIVHARRQFNTATGERWLAGAYLDEDVVASRFRVLQESHQDAWVNFLDMSASDSEPSRGDSEDLSFLWTRNASAAPETRVASPAQETAEGQ
- a CDS encoding thiamine transporter TPC1 (transcript_id=CADANIAT00000676), with translation MSAGGEHLKDEGTRRQVVLAGGIAGLISRFCIAPLDVVKIRLQLQIHSLSDPTSHAHITGPVYKGTLSTIKTILREEGLTGLWKGNIPAELLYVCYGGIQFTTYRTTTQLLAQLDPHRLPQPIESFISGALGGGIATAATYPLDLLRTRFAAQGSGDNRVYESLFASLRDIAKTEGTVGFFRGCSAAVGQIVPYMGLFFATYEALRPVMATAPELSPIPLPPGSGDAAAGIVASVLAKTGVFPLDLVRKRLQVQGPTRALYVHRNIPEYRGVFNTMGLIFRTQGLRGLYRGLTVSLVKAAPASAVTMWTYERALKLLREHEIAAGRDE